In Homo sapiens chromosome 11, GRCh38.p14 Primary Assembly, one DNA window encodes the following:
- the C2CD2L gene encoding phospholipid transfer protein C2CD2L isoform 3 (isoform 3 is encoded by transcript variant 3), protein MDPGWGQRDVGWAALLILFAASLLTVFAWLLQYARGLWLARARGDRGPGPALAGEPAGSLRELGVWRSLLRLRATRAGAAEEPGVRGLLASLFAFKSFRENWQRAWVRALNEQACRNGSSIQIAFEEVPQLPPRASISHVTCVDQSEHTMVLRCQLSAEEVRFPVSVTQQSPAAVSMETYHVTLTLPPTQRGEEQVELSTIEELIKDAIVSTQPAMMVNLRACSAPGGLVPSEKPPMMPQAQPAIPRPNRLFLRQLRASHLGNELEGTEELCCVAELDNPMQQKWTKPARAGSEVEWTEDLALDLGPQSRELTLKVLRSSSCGDTELLGQATLPVGSPSRPLSRRQLCPLTPGPGKALGPAATMAVELHYEEGSPRNLGTPTSSTPRPSITPTKKIELDRTIMPDGTIVTTVTTVQSRPRIDGKLDSPSRSPSKVEVTEKTTTVLSESSGPSNTSHSSSRDSHLSNGLDPVAETAIRQLTEPSGRVAKKTPTKRSTLIISGVSKVPIAQDELALSLGYAASLEASVQDDAGTSGGPSSPPSDPPAMSPGPLDALSSPTSVQEADETTRSDISERPSVDDIESETGSTGALETRSLKDHKVSFLRSGTKLIFRRRPRQKEAGLSQSHDDLSNATATPSVRKKAGSFSRRLIKRFSFKSKPKANGNPSPQL, encoded by the exons ATGGATCCGGGCTGGGGGCAGCGGGACGTGGGCTGGGCGGCCTTGCTGATCCTCTTCGCCGCCTCGCTGCTCACGGTGTTCGCCTGGCTGCTGCAATATGCCCGGGGCTTGTGGCTGGCGCGGGCCCGCGGGGACCGGGGCCCGGGACCCGCCTTAGCCGGGGAACCCGCGGGTTCCCTGCGGGAGCTGGGCGTGTGGCGCTCGCTGCTGCGGCTGCGGGCGACTCGGGCTGGCGCCGCCGAGGAGCCAGGAGTCCGGGGCCTCCTGGCGTCACTCTTCGCCTTCAAGTCTTTCCGGGAGAACTGGCAGCGGGCTTGGGTGCGAGCGCTGAACGAGCAGGCCTGCAGAAACGGG AGCTCCATCCAAATCGCCTTTGAGGAGGTGCCCCAACTCCCACCCAGAGCCAGCATCAGTCATGTGACCTGCGTAGACCAATCTGAGCATACCATG GTGCTGCGTTGCCAGCTCTCTGCTGAGGAGGTGCGGTTCCCAGTCTCTGTGACCCAGCAGTCCCCCGCTGCCGTCTCCATGGAGACCTACCACGTCACTCTGACACTGCCACCAACACAG AGAGGTGAAGAACAAGTGGAGCTCTCCACAATTGAGGAACTGATCAAGGATGCCATAGTCAGCACCCAGCCAGCCATGATGGTCAACCTCAGGGCTTGCTCTGCCCCAGGAGGCCTG GTACCCAGTGAGAAGCCACCCATGatgccccaggctcagccagccATCCCCAGACCTAACCGGTTATTCCTACGGCAGCTTCGGGCATCTCACTTGGGAAATGAGCTGGAAG GCACCGAGGAACTGTGCTGTGTAGCTGAACTCGACAACCCCATGCAGCAGAAGTGGACCAAGCCCGCGAGGGCTGGATCCGAGGTGGAGTGGACAGAAGACCTGGCACT GGATCTGGGCCCCCAGAGCCGGGAGCTGACCCTCAAAGTGCTGAGGAGCAGCAGCTGTGGAGACA CCGAACTCCTAGGCCAGGCCACACTGCCTGTGGGCTCCCCCTCCAGACCACTGTCTCGAAGACAGTTGTGCCCACTCACCCCAGGGCCAGGGAAAGCCCTGGGACCAGCAGCCACCATGGCAGTGGAG CTTCACTATGAGGAGGGCTCTCCCCGGAACCTGGGTACTCCCACCTCCTCCACTCCACGCCCCAGCATCACACCTACCAAGAAGATTGAGCTTGACCGGACCATCATGCCCGATGGCACCATTGTCACCACAGTCACCACTGTCCAGTCCCGGCCCCGTATAGACGGCAAATTAG aCTCCCCCTCCCGCTCCCCGTCCAAGGTGGAGGTGACCGAGAAGACGACAACTGTGCTGAGTGAGAGCAGTGGCCCCAGCAATACCTCCCATAGCAGCAGCC GGGACAGCCACCTTTCCAACGGCTTGGACCCTGTAGCAGAGACAGCGATTCGCCAGCTGACAGAGCCCAGTGGGCGGGTGGCCAAGAAGACACCCACCAAGCGCAGCACTCTCATCATCTCTGGTGTTTCCAAG GTGCCCATTGCTCAGGACGAGTTGGCGCTATCCCTGGGCTATGCGGCATCCCTGGAAGCCTCAGTGCAGGATGATGCAGGGACCAGCGGAGGCCCCTCTTCACCTCCCTCAGACCCACCAGCCATGTCTCCAGGACCGCTAGATGCCCTCTCTAGTCCCACAAGTGTCCAGGAAGCAGACGAGACAACCCGTTCGGATATTTCTGAGAGGCCATCTGTGGATGATATTGAGTCGGAAACGGGGTCCACTGGTGCCCTGGAGACCCGCAGCCTCAAGGATCACAAAG TGAGTTTCCTGCGCAGCGGCACTAAGCTCATCTTCCGCCGGAGGCCTAGGCAGAAGGAAGCTGGCCTGAGCCAATCACACGATGACCTCTCCAACGCAACGGCCACGCCCAGTGTCCGAAAGAAGGCCGGCAGCTTTTCTCGCCGCCTTATCAAGCGCTTTTCCTTCAAATCCAAACCCAAGGCCAATGGTAACCCCAGCCCCCAGCTCTGA
- the C2CD2L gene encoding phospholipid transfer protein C2CD2L isoform X5 has translation MVLRCQLSAEEVRFPVSVTQQSPAAVSMETYHVTLTLPPTQLEVNLEEIPGEGLLISWAFTDRPDLSLTVLPKLQARERGEEQVELSTIEELIKDAIVSTQPAMMVNLRACSAPGGLVPSEKPPMMPQAQPAIPRPNRLFLRQLRASHLGNELEGTEELCCVAELDNPMQQKWTKPARAGSEVEWTEDLALDLGPQSRELTLKVLRSSSCGDTELLGQATLPVGSPSRPLSRRQLCPLTPGPGKALGPAATMAVELHYEEGSPRNLGTPTSSTPRPSITPTKKIELDRTIMPDGTIVTTVTTVQSRPRIDGKLDSPSRSPSKVEVTEKTTTVLSESSGPSNTSHSSSPGDSHLSNGLDPVAETAIRQLTEPSGRVAKKTPTKRSTLIISGVSKVPIAQDELALSLGYAASLEASVQDDAGTSGGPSSPPSDPPAMSPGPLDALSSPTSVQEADETTRSDISERPSVDDIESETGSTGALETRSLKDHKVSFLRSGTKLIFRRRPRQKEAGLSQSHDDLSNATATPSVRKKAGSFSRRLIKRFSFKSKPKANGNPSPQL, from the exons ATG GTGCTGCGTTGCCAGCTCTCTGCTGAGGAGGTGCGGTTCCCAGTCTCTGTGACCCAGCAGTCCCCCGCTGCCGTCTCCATGGAGACCTACCACGTCACTCTGACACTGCCACCAACACAG TTGGAAGTCAACCTGGAGGAAATCCCTGGTGAGGGGCTGCTCATATCCTGGGCCTTCACTGATCGCCCAGATCTCAGCCTAACGGTGCTTCCCAAGCTTCAGGCCAGGGAG AGAGGTGAAGAACAAGTGGAGCTCTCCACAATTGAGGAACTGATCAAGGATGCCATAGTCAGCACCCAGCCAGCCATGATGGTCAACCTCAGGGCTTGCTCTGCCCCAGGAGGCCTG GTACCCAGTGAGAAGCCACCCATGatgccccaggctcagccagccATCCCCAGACCTAACCGGTTATTCCTACGGCAGCTTCGGGCATCTCACTTGGGAAATGAGCTGGAAG GCACCGAGGAACTGTGCTGTGTAGCTGAACTCGACAACCCCATGCAGCAGAAGTGGACCAAGCCCGCGAGGGCTGGATCCGAGGTGGAGTGGACAGAAGACCTGGCACT GGATCTGGGCCCCCAGAGCCGGGAGCTGACCCTCAAAGTGCTGAGGAGCAGCAGCTGTGGAGACA CCGAACTCCTAGGCCAGGCCACACTGCCTGTGGGCTCCCCCTCCAGACCACTGTCTCGAAGACAGTTGTGCCCACTCACCCCAGGGCCAGGGAAAGCCCTGGGACCAGCAGCCACCATGGCAGTGGAG CTTCACTATGAGGAGGGCTCTCCCCGGAACCTGGGTACTCCCACCTCCTCCACTCCACGCCCCAGCATCACACCTACCAAGAAGATTGAGCTTGACCGGACCATCATGCCCGATGGCACCATTGTCACCACAGTCACCACTGTCCAGTCCCGGCCCCGTATAGACGGCAAATTAG aCTCCCCCTCCCGCTCCCCGTCCAAGGTGGAGGTGACCGAGAAGACGACAACTGTGCTGAGTGAGAGCAGTGGCCCCAGCAATACCTCCCATAGCAGCAGCC CAGGGGACAGCCACCTTTCCAACGGCTTGGACCCTGTAGCAGAGACAGCGATTCGCCAGCTGACAGAGCCCAGTGGGCGGGTGGCCAAGAAGACACCCACCAAGCGCAGCACTCTCATCATCTCTGGTGTTTCCAAG GTGCCCATTGCTCAGGACGAGTTGGCGCTATCCCTGGGCTATGCGGCATCCCTGGAAGCCTCAGTGCAGGATGATGCAGGGACCAGCGGAGGCCCCTCTTCACCTCCCTCAGACCCACCAGCCATGTCTCCAGGACCGCTAGATGCCCTCTCTAGTCCCACAAGTGTCCAGGAAGCAGACGAGACAACCCGTTCGGATATTTCTGAGAGGCCATCTGTGGATGATATTGAGTCGGAAACGGGGTCCACTGGTGCCCTGGAGACCCGCAGCCTCAAGGATCACAAAG TGAGTTTCCTGCGCAGCGGCACTAAGCTCATCTTCCGCCGGAGGCCTAGGCAGAAGGAAGCTGGCCTGAGCCAATCACACGATGACCTCTCCAACGCAACGGCCACGCCCAGTGTCCGAAAGAAGGCCGGCAGCTTTTCTCGCCGCCTTATCAAGCGCTTTTCCTTCAAATCCAAACCCAAGGCCAATGGTAACCCCAGCCCCCAGCTCTGA
- the C2CD2L gene encoding phospholipid transfer protein C2CD2L isoform X6 codes for MDPGWGQRDVGWAALLILFAASLLTVFAWLLQYARGLWLARARGDRGPGPALAGEPAGSLRELGVWRSLLRLRATRAGAAEEPGVRGLLASLFAFKSFRENWQRAWVRALNEQACRNGSSIQIAFEEVPQLPPRASISHVTCVDQSEHTMVLRCQLSAEEVRFPVSVTQQSPAAVSMETYHVTLTLPPTQLEVNLEEIPGEGLLISWAFTDRPDLSLTVLPKLQARERGEEQVELSTIEELIKDAIVSTQPAMMVNLRACSAPGGLVPSEKPPMMPQAQPAIPRPNRLFLRQLRASHLGNELEGTEELCCVAELDNPMQQKWTKPARAGSEVEWTEDLALDLGPQSRELTLKVLRSSSCGDTELLGQATLPVGSPSRPLSRRQLCPLTPGPGKALGPAATMAVELHYEEGSPRNLGTPTSSTPRPSITPTKKIELDRTIMPDGTIVTTVTTVQSRPRIDGKLGGGDREDDNCAE; via the exons ATGGATCCGGGCTGGGGGCAGCGGGACGTGGGCTGGGCGGCCTTGCTGATCCTCTTCGCCGCCTCGCTGCTCACGGTGTTCGCCTGGCTGCTGCAATATGCCCGGGGCTTGTGGCTGGCGCGGGCCCGCGGGGACCGGGGCCCGGGACCCGCCTTAGCCGGGGAACCCGCGGGTTCCCTGCGGGAGCTGGGCGTGTGGCGCTCGCTGCTGCGGCTGCGGGCGACTCGGGCTGGCGCCGCCGAGGAGCCAGGAGTCCGGGGCCTCCTGGCGTCACTCTTCGCCTTCAAGTCTTTCCGGGAGAACTGGCAGCGGGCTTGGGTGCGAGCGCTGAACGAGCAGGCCTGCAGAAACGGG AGCTCCATCCAAATCGCCTTTGAGGAGGTGCCCCAACTCCCACCCAGAGCCAGCATCAGTCATGTGACCTGCGTAGACCAATCTGAGCATACCATG GTGCTGCGTTGCCAGCTCTCTGCTGAGGAGGTGCGGTTCCCAGTCTCTGTGACCCAGCAGTCCCCCGCTGCCGTCTCCATGGAGACCTACCACGTCACTCTGACACTGCCACCAACACAG TTGGAAGTCAACCTGGAGGAAATCCCTGGTGAGGGGCTGCTCATATCCTGGGCCTTCACTGATCGCCCAGATCTCAGCCTAACGGTGCTTCCCAAGCTTCAGGCCAGGGAG AGAGGTGAAGAACAAGTGGAGCTCTCCACAATTGAGGAACTGATCAAGGATGCCATAGTCAGCACCCAGCCAGCCATGATGGTCAACCTCAGGGCTTGCTCTGCCCCAGGAGGCCTG GTACCCAGTGAGAAGCCACCCATGatgccccaggctcagccagccATCCCCAGACCTAACCGGTTATTCCTACGGCAGCTTCGGGCATCTCACTTGGGAAATGAGCTGGAAG GCACCGAGGAACTGTGCTGTGTAGCTGAACTCGACAACCCCATGCAGCAGAAGTGGACCAAGCCCGCGAGGGCTGGATCCGAGGTGGAGTGGACAGAAGACCTGGCACT GGATCTGGGCCCCCAGAGCCGGGAGCTGACCCTCAAAGTGCTGAGGAGCAGCAGCTGTGGAGACA CCGAACTCCTAGGCCAGGCCACACTGCCTGTGGGCTCCCCCTCCAGACCACTGTCTCGAAGACAGTTGTGCCCACTCACCCCAGGGCCAGGGAAAGCCCTGGGACCAGCAGCCACCATGGCAGTGGAG CTTCACTATGAGGAGGGCTCTCCCCGGAACCTGGGTACTCCCACCTCCTCCACTCCACGCCCCAGCATCACACCTACCAAGAAGATTGAGCTTGACCGGACCATCATGCCCGATGGCACCATTGTCACCACAGTCACCACTGTCCAGTCCCGGCCCCGTATAGACGGCAAATTAG GTGGAGGTGACCGAGAAGACGACAACTGTGCTGAGTGA
- the C2CD2L gene encoding phospholipid transfer protein C2CD2L isoform X2, which yields MDPGWGQRDVGWAALLILFAASLLTVFAWLLQYARGLWLARARGDRGPGPALAGEPAGSLRELGVWRSLLRLRATRAGAAEEPGVRGLLASLFAFKSFRENWQRAWVRALNEQACRNGSSIQIAFEEVPQLPPRASISHVTCVDQSEHTMVLRCQLSAEEVRFPVSVTQQSPAAVSMETYHVTLTLPPTQRGEEQVELSTIEELIKDAIVSTQPAMMVNLRACSAPGGLVPSEKPPMMPQAQPAIPRPNRLFLRQLRASHLGNELEGTEELCCVAELDNPMQQKWTKPARAGSEVEWTEDLALDLGPQSRELTLKVLRSSSCGDTELLGQATLPVGSPSRPLSRRQLCPLTPGPGKALGPAATMAVELHYEEGSPRNLGTPTSSTPRPSITPTKKIELDRTIMPDGTIVTTVTTVQSRPRIDGKLDSPSRSPSKVEVTEKTTTVLSESSGPSNTSHSSSPGDSHLSNGLDPVAETAIRQLTEPSGRVAKKTPTKRSTLIISGVSKVPIAQDELALSLGYAASLEASVQDDAGTSGGPSSPPSDPPAMSPGPLDALSSPTSVQEADETTRSDISERPSVDDIESETGSTGALETRSLKDHKVSFLRSGTKLIFRRRPRQKEAGLSQSHDDLSNATATPSVRKKAGSFSRRLIKRFSFKSKPKANGNPSPQL from the exons ATGGATCCGGGCTGGGGGCAGCGGGACGTGGGCTGGGCGGCCTTGCTGATCCTCTTCGCCGCCTCGCTGCTCACGGTGTTCGCCTGGCTGCTGCAATATGCCCGGGGCTTGTGGCTGGCGCGGGCCCGCGGGGACCGGGGCCCGGGACCCGCCTTAGCCGGGGAACCCGCGGGTTCCCTGCGGGAGCTGGGCGTGTGGCGCTCGCTGCTGCGGCTGCGGGCGACTCGGGCTGGCGCCGCCGAGGAGCCAGGAGTCCGGGGCCTCCTGGCGTCACTCTTCGCCTTCAAGTCTTTCCGGGAGAACTGGCAGCGGGCTTGGGTGCGAGCGCTGAACGAGCAGGCCTGCAGAAACGGG AGCTCCATCCAAATCGCCTTTGAGGAGGTGCCCCAACTCCCACCCAGAGCCAGCATCAGTCATGTGACCTGCGTAGACCAATCTGAGCATACCATG GTGCTGCGTTGCCAGCTCTCTGCTGAGGAGGTGCGGTTCCCAGTCTCTGTGACCCAGCAGTCCCCCGCTGCCGTCTCCATGGAGACCTACCACGTCACTCTGACACTGCCACCAACACAG AGAGGTGAAGAACAAGTGGAGCTCTCCACAATTGAGGAACTGATCAAGGATGCCATAGTCAGCACCCAGCCAGCCATGATGGTCAACCTCAGGGCTTGCTCTGCCCCAGGAGGCCTG GTACCCAGTGAGAAGCCACCCATGatgccccaggctcagccagccATCCCCAGACCTAACCGGTTATTCCTACGGCAGCTTCGGGCATCTCACTTGGGAAATGAGCTGGAAG GCACCGAGGAACTGTGCTGTGTAGCTGAACTCGACAACCCCATGCAGCAGAAGTGGACCAAGCCCGCGAGGGCTGGATCCGAGGTGGAGTGGACAGAAGACCTGGCACT GGATCTGGGCCCCCAGAGCCGGGAGCTGACCCTCAAAGTGCTGAGGAGCAGCAGCTGTGGAGACA CCGAACTCCTAGGCCAGGCCACACTGCCTGTGGGCTCCCCCTCCAGACCACTGTCTCGAAGACAGTTGTGCCCACTCACCCCAGGGCCAGGGAAAGCCCTGGGACCAGCAGCCACCATGGCAGTGGAG CTTCACTATGAGGAGGGCTCTCCCCGGAACCTGGGTACTCCCACCTCCTCCACTCCACGCCCCAGCATCACACCTACCAAGAAGATTGAGCTTGACCGGACCATCATGCCCGATGGCACCATTGTCACCACAGTCACCACTGTCCAGTCCCGGCCCCGTATAGACGGCAAATTAG aCTCCCCCTCCCGCTCCCCGTCCAAGGTGGAGGTGACCGAGAAGACGACAACTGTGCTGAGTGAGAGCAGTGGCCCCAGCAATACCTCCCATAGCAGCAGCC CAGGGGACAGCCACCTTTCCAACGGCTTGGACCCTGTAGCAGAGACAGCGATTCGCCAGCTGACAGAGCCCAGTGGGCGGGTGGCCAAGAAGACACCCACCAAGCGCAGCACTCTCATCATCTCTGGTGTTTCCAAG GTGCCCATTGCTCAGGACGAGTTGGCGCTATCCCTGGGCTATGCGGCATCCCTGGAAGCCTCAGTGCAGGATGATGCAGGGACCAGCGGAGGCCCCTCTTCACCTCCCTCAGACCCACCAGCCATGTCTCCAGGACCGCTAGATGCCCTCTCTAGTCCCACAAGTGTCCAGGAAGCAGACGAGACAACCCGTTCGGATATTTCTGAGAGGCCATCTGTGGATGATATTGAGTCGGAAACGGGGTCCACTGGTGCCCTGGAGACCCGCAGCCTCAAGGATCACAAAG TGAGTTTCCTGCGCAGCGGCACTAAGCTCATCTTCCGCCGGAGGCCTAGGCAGAAGGAAGCTGGCCTGAGCCAATCACACGATGACCTCTCCAACGCAACGGCCACGCCCAGTGTCCGAAAGAAGGCCGGCAGCTTTTCTCGCCGCCTTATCAAGCGCTTTTCCTTCAAATCCAAACCCAAGGCCAATGGTAACCCCAGCCCCCAGCTCTGA